A segment of the Acidimicrobiales bacterium genome:
CGGCCGCGGCGTCGACGGCGGCGATCGCGGCCGGCGTGTCGAGATCGTCGTCGAGCGCGGCCCGCACCTCGTCGAGGCCGCCCTCGCCCTCGCCCGCCGCGCACCACGCCTCGAGCCGCACCGACGCCTCGGGCATGATCCCGGGTTCCCACTCCCAGGAGTCGCGGTACCGGTGCGCCAGCACGCCGAGGCGGATGGCGCGAGGGTCGTAGCGGAGCAGCAGGTCGCTCACGAACACCAGGTTCCCCAGCGACTTGGACATCTTCGAGCCGTCCATGCGGACCATGGCCTGGTGCATCCAGTGGCGCACGAAGGGCTCGCCCGTCGCGGCCTCGCTCTGGGCGCGCTCGCACTCGTGGTGGGGGAAGACCAGGTCGGAGCCACCGCCGTGCAGGTCGATCGTGGTGCCGAGCTCGCGCAGGGCCAGCGCCGAGCACTCGACGTGCCAGCCCGGACGGCCCGCCCCCCACAGCGACTCCCATGCGGGCTCGTCGGGCGCCGAGGGCTGCCACAGCACGAAGTCGAGGGGGTCGCGCTTGTTCGGGTCGTCGGGGTTCCCCCCGCGCTCGGCCGCGAGCAACAGCATCTCGTC
Coding sequences within it:
- a CDS encoding cysteine--tRNA ligase; translated protein: MRLYDTARRAVVPFEPGPLVAMYTCGITPYDATHLGHAATYLTYDVLQRRLRDLGHDTRCVRNITDVDDDILRKARELGVHYLDLAAAEVARFQADMSALEMLPCWSEPRATSAIPDIRGFIGMVLERGHAYTAGGAVYFDVGSFDGFGHVSGYDRDEMLLLAAERGGNPDDPNKRDPLDFVLWQPSAPDEPAWESLWGAGRPGWHVECSALALRELGTTIDLHGGGSDLVFPHHECERAQSEAATGEPFVRHWMHQAMVRMDGSKMSKSLGNLVFVSDLLLRYDPRAIRLGVLAHRYRDSWEWEPGIMPEASVRLEAWCAAGEGEGGLDEVRAALDDDLDTPAAIAAVDAAAAAGHGVSAAAALLGVRLDRPVGHAPRRA